The following are encoded together in the Leptidea sinapis chromosome 29, ilLepSina1.1, whole genome shotgun sequence genome:
- the LOC126973338 gene encoding uncharacterized protein LOC126973338: MSLQKVDENELDEENRNNKSSNFATGLGIVAAVGIGVGAALYYFVHKSQRPANEGSTSEQALTIRRNNSISEAFRNRANTLELCSICFEAILKDQPEMSFKCTHRFHAGCILPWLEGHQTCPNCRKDI; the protein is encoded by the exons ATGAGTTTGCAAAAAGTTGATGAGAATGAATTGGATGAAGAAAACCGCAATAATAAGAGTAGCAATTTTGCCACAGGACTAGGTATTGTTGCAGCAGTGGGTATCGGTGTTGGGGCGGCCTTGTACTACTTCGTACACAAGTCTCAGCGTCCTGCAAACGAAGGATCGACTAGCGAGCAAGCCTT aaCTATTCGCCGCAACAACTCTATATCCGAGGCATT CCGCAACCGCGCGAATACGTTGGAGCTGTGCTCCATTTGTTTTGAGGCGATACTCAAAGATCAGCCAGAAATGTCCTTTAAGTGTACACATCGGTTCCACGCTGGCTGCATCCTACCCTGGCTGGAGGGGCACCAGACTTGCCCCAACTGTCGTAAGGATATTTAA